The following are from one region of the Coffea eugenioides isolate CCC68of chromosome 2, Ceug_1.0, whole genome shotgun sequence genome:
- the LOC113763245 gene encoding probable 3-hydroxyisobutyrate dehydrogenase-like 2, mitochondrial — protein sequence MRAPFPTTITPTQTRIGWVGIGVMGSAMASRLLSAGYSVTVYARTPSKAAPLQSKGAHLAPSVADLARASDVVFTMLGHPSDVRQIVLENLVPSLNPNSVIIDHTSSHPTLAKQIYDSALERHCHSVDAPVSGGDIGARDGKLAILAGGDEDVVKWLKPLFDEMGRVTYVGGPGKGQHCKIANQITTGANLLGLSEGLVFAEKAGLDKLKFVEAVRGGAAGSMVMELFGDRMIKKDFKPGGFAEYMVKDLGMGVDVGEEERDEVMVLPGAALTKQLFASMVANGGGKLGTQGLISVIEKINGS from the coding sequence ATGAGGGCCCCCTTCCCGACAACCATAACCCCGACCCAAACCCGAATAGGCTGGGTAGGCATAGGCGTGATGGGCTCCGCCATGGCCTCCCGCCTCCTCTCTGCCGGCTACTCCGTCACTGTCTATGCCCGAACCCCGTCAAAGGCCGCCCCTCTCCAATCCAAAGGGGCCCATCTGGCTCCCTCCGTCGCCGACCTCGCCCGTGCAAGTGATGTCGTCTTCACGATGCTGGGACACCCATCAGATGTTCGACAAATTGTGCTAGAGAACCTTGTCCCTTCTCTCAATCCCAACAGCGTTATTATTGATCACACTAGCAGCCACCCCACCCTGGCTAAGCAGATTTATGATTCTGCCCTTGAAAGACACTGCCACTCCGTTGACGCCCCAGTTTCCGGAGGCGACATCGGAGCGAGAGATGGCAAACTGGCGATATTAGCCGGGGGAGACGAGGATGTTGTGAAGTGGTTAAAACCACTGTTTGATGAAATGGGGAGGGTGACTTATGTTGGCGGCCCTGGGAAGGGACAGCATTGTAAAATAGCGAATCAGATAACCACTGGGGCGAATTTACTTGGGCTGAGTGAAGGGCTGGTTTTCGCGGAGAAAGCCGGTTTGGACAAATTGAAGTTTGTGGAGGCTGTGAGAGGCGGTGCAGCTGGATCAATGGTGATGGAGTTGTTCGGGGACAGGATGATCAAGAAGGACTTCAAGCCTGGTGGGTTCGCGGAATATATGGTGAAGGACTTGGGAATGGGAGTGGATGTTGGGGAAGAGGAAAGGGATGAAGTGATGGTATTGCCTGGTGCTGCATTGACTAAACAATTGTTTGCTTCTATGGTGGCTAATGGGGGTGGGAAGCTGGGCACCCAGGGGCTAATATCTGTCATTGAGAAGATAAATGGCAGTTAA
- the LOC113763244 gene encoding glutelin type-A 2-like isoform X1, with amino-acid sequence MASVNLAPQFTDVTIFEGEGGGYYTWSASLFPLLSEAKLGAGKLVLRPRGFALPHYADCHKIGYFVQGSGRVGIVLPNSPKEVVLAPKKGDAIPVPLGSVSWWYNAGEDNSDVEIVFLGETAQTYTPAQFDYFFLAGVQGVLGGFSTDFITRAFDLTQDESDQLLKSQTGSLIVKLAKNQTLPDPCKDANINMLYNFESAKPSIHVNQGGSLTIATAENFPFLKKVGLSANFAKLDPFSMSTPMYTADASFQLIFITKGSGVVEIAGLNGKNALVAKVQSGQLCVVPKFLPVAKIADEEGLEYFCVVTSLEPYFAELAGETSVWKAMDPSVLQLLSTWIRGWWNFSTPRLARAKFLFLQRNELRIGT; translated from the exons ATGGCATCTGTGAACTTAGCACCCCAGTTTACTGATGTAACCATCTTCGAGGGAGAAGGCGGTGGATACTACACTTGGTCAGCTTCCCTGTTTCCCTTGCTGAGTGAGGCTAAGTTAGGTGCTGGTAAGCTTGTCTTGCGTCCTCGGGGTTTCGCTCTACCCCATTATGCTGACTGCCACAAGATCGGTTACTTTGTTCAAG GTAGCGGTCGGGTTGGAATCGTACTACCAAACAGCCCAAAAGAAGTTGTTTTAGCTCCTAAGAAGGGAGATGCAATCCCGGTGCCTTTGGGTTCAGTCTCGTGGTGGTATAATGCCGGGGAAGACAACTCTGACGTGGAAATAGTATTCTTGGGTGAAACTGCTCAAACTTATACTCCTGCCCAGTTTGACTATTTCTTCTTGGCAGGAGTCCAGGGTGTTCTTGGGGGTTTCTCAACTGACTTTATCACTAGAGCTTTCGATCTCACCCAAGATGAATCAGACCAGCTCCTTAAAAGTCAAACTGGTTCTTTGATTGTCAAACTTGCAAAGAATCAGACGTTGCCAGATCCATGCAAAGATGCTAACATCAATATGTTATACAACTTTGAAAGCGCAAAGCCCAGCATCCACGTGAATCAGGGCGGATCACTTACCATTGctactgctgaaaattttccttttctgaaGAAAGTGGGACTAAGTGCTAATTTTGCGAAATTGGATCCGTTCTCCATGTCAACCCCGATGTATACCGCCGATGCATCCTTCCAATTGATTTTTATCACCAAAGGCAGCGGCGTTGTTGAAATCGCGGGATTGAATGGTAAGAATGCATTGGTAGCCAAAGTGCAGAGCGGGCAGTTATGCGTCGTGCCTAAGTTCCTCCCTGTTGCCAAGATTGCGGATGAGGAGGGATTGGAGTATTTCTGCGTCGTCACATCGTTAga GCCATATTTTGCCGAGCTAGCTGGGGAAACATCAGTTTGGAAAGCAATGGATCCCTCGGTGCTACAATTGCTTTCAACGTGGATCCGGGGCTGGTGGAACTTTTCAACACCAAGATTGGCAAGGGCAAAATTTTTGTTCCTTCAAAGAAATGAGTTGAGAATTGGGACTTGA
- the LOC113759290 gene encoding uncharacterized protein LOC113759290 encodes MEAKDIVEGRNHITLTVNILWQIWKSRNQVQFDDRSNCPGRTASKAVQEWAEYTDVRKGVANAEERKKEQVAGVSSWLPPPQGCIKLNTDAALVLKDRRIGWGVVARKEDGEVVGAWAAGESRNGIPVVEEALAIRKAVIKARLCGWNKVEIQSDCKLMVDKLRERNVDDPVTGPY; translated from the coding sequence ATGGAAGCAAAGGACATAGTGGAAGGAAGAAACCACATTACTTTGACAGTGAATATACTTTGGCAAATATGGAAATCAAGGAACCAAGTGCAGTTTGATGATAGGAGTAACTGCCCTGGGAGAACAGCTAGTAAAGCTGTGCAGGAGTGGGCTGAGTATACAGATGTTAGGAAGGGGGTGGCTAATGCTGAGGAAAGGAAGAAGGAACAGGTAGCTGGGGTAAGTAGTTGGCTTCCACCCCCTCAGGGCTGTATTAAACTAAACACTGATGCAGCCTTGGTGTTAAAAGATAGAAGAATTGGGTGGGGAGTAGTGGCCAGAAAGGAGGATGGAGAGGTTGTAGGGGCTTGGGCAGCTGGTGAAAGCAGGAACGGAATCCCAGTAGTGGAGGAGGCCTTAGCTATTAGAAAAGCTGTGATCAAGGCTAGATTGTGTGGCTGGAACAAAGTTGAAATACAATCTGATTGTAAACTGATGGTGGACAAGCTTAGGGAGAGAAATGTGGATGATCCAGTCACGGGACCATATTAA